One Physeter macrocephalus isolate SW-GA unplaced genomic scaffold, ASM283717v5 random_131, whole genome shotgun sequence DNA segment encodes these proteins:
- the LOC102990524 gene encoding ankyrin repeat and SAM domain-containing protein 3 isoform X1, protein MEAAAAGHEIIVQYFLNHGVKVDTRDHSGATARMLAKQYGHMKIVGLIDAHSPSLPKSLYRSPEKYEDLSSSDESCPVPQRQRPCRKKGLSIHEGPRALARLTAIGLGGRMQQPCYEQVPPQGYVTFNSSDENPLEEGGLCYRDVTSPINERDVESSSSSSRGTHAPPPPVQLGRGPVTGPSGRGKGEEEHAFCAHLGAARSSSSSEGLARAPELSSEASLESNEDSDHARKSSVRRQTKSYVKTKNRYSSSDSQWPPGTGTSCAPRLIPQTDRSPYSGPQDLATLLEQIGCLKYLQVFEEQDVDLRIFLTLTESDLKEIGITLFGPKRKMTSAIARWHSSARPPSDALELAYADRLEAEMQELAIQLHKRCEEVEAMRGLVSQEQELRAVVESCLLEQDGARKDVHAQLRETWALARDAALVLDQLRACQAELSARVQQDESPLEAMLGPGLPTADSKGWQAALQALSLPQLSGALEDRVREMGRVLCLVTQSLEKLQVLNGKENWREP, encoded by the exons GGAGTCAAAGTGGACACAAGAGACCACAGTGGAGCCACAGCCCGGATGCTGGCCAAGCAGTATGGACACATGAAGATTGTGGGGCTGATAGATGCTCACTCACCTTCTCTGCCCAAGAGCCTCTACCGGAGCCCAG AAAAATACGAAGATCTGAGCTCTTCAGATGAATCCTGCCCTGTCCCTCAGAGACAGAGGCCCTGTCGGAAGAAGGGCCTCAGCATCCACGAGGGGCCGCGAGCCTTGGCTAGGCTCACAGCTATTGGACTCGGAGGCAGGATGCAGCAGCCTTGCTATG AGCAGGTGCCTCCACAGGGCTATGTCACCTTCAACAGCAGCGATGAGAACCCCCTGGAAGAGGGGGGCCTCTGCTACAGGGACGTCACCTCCCCCATCAATGAGCGGGATGtggagagcagcagcagcagcagccgggGTACGCACGCCCCCCCGCCACCAGTCCAGCTGGGCCGTGGCCCTGTGACGGGTCCATCCGGCAGAGGAAAGGGTGAAG AAGAGCACGCCTTCTGTGCCCACCTCGGGGCCGCgcggagcagcagcagcagtgaggGCCTGGCCCGGGCCCCGGAACTCAGCAGCGAGGCCTCCCTGGAGAGCAACGAG GATTCGGATCATGCGCGGAAAAGCTCGGTTCGCAGACAAACTAAAAGCTACGTGAAGACCAAGAATCGTTACAGCAGCAGCGACAGCCAGTGGCCTCCTGGCACCGGGACTTCCTGTGCCCCAAGATTGATACCCCAGACTGACAGGTCCCCCTACTCAGGACCCCAG GACCTCGCCACGCTGCTGGAGCAGATCGGCTGTCTCAAATACCTGCAGGTGTTTGAGGAGCAGGATGTGGACCTCCGCATCTTTCTGACCCTCACTGAGAGCGACCTGAAGGAAATCGGCATCAC GTTGTTTGGGCCCAAGAGAAAGATGACCTCTGCCATCGCCCGCTGGCACAGCAGCGCCCGCCCCCCCAGTGATGCCTTGGAGCTGGCCTATGCTGACCGGCTTGAAGCCGAGATGCAGGAGCTCGCCATCCAGCTGCACAAA CGCTGTGAGGAGGTGGAGGCCATGCGGGGCCTGGTGTCACAGGAGCAGGAGCTGCGGGCCGTGGTGGAGAGCTGCCTCCTGGAACAGGATGGTGCCCGCAAGGACGTCCATGCACAGTTGCGGGAGACCTGGGCCCTGGCCCGGGACGCTGCGCTTGTCCTGGACCAGCTGCG AGCCTGTCAAGCTGAGCTGTCCGCCCGAGTGCAGCAGGATGAATCCCCGCTCGAGGCCATGCTGGGCCCAGGCCTCCCCACAGCTG ACTCCAAAGGCTGGCAGGCCGCCTTGCAGGCCCTGAGCCTCCCTCAGCTGTCGGGAGCCCTGGAGGATCGAGTCCGGGAGATGG GGCGAGTGCTGTGCTTAGTGACCCAGAGCCTGGAGAAGCTGCAAGTGCTGAACGGGAAGGAGAACTGGCGGGAGCCTTAG
- the LOC102990524 gene encoding ankyrin repeat and SAM domain-containing protein 3 isoform X4, with the protein MEAAAAGHEIIVQYFLNHGVKVDTRDHSGATARMLAKQYGHMKIVGLIDAHSPSLPKSLYRSPEKYEDLSSSDESCPVPQRQRPCRKKGLSIHEGPRALARLTAIGLGGRMQQPCYEQVPPQGYVTFNSSDENPLEEGGLCYRDVTSPINERDVESSSSSSREEHAFCAHLGAARSSSSSEGLARAPELSSEASLESNEDSDHARKSSVRRQTKSYVKTKNRYSSSDSQWPPGTGTSCAPRLIPQTDRSPYSGPQDLATLLEQIGCLKYLQVFEEQDVDLRIFLTLTESDLKEIGITLFGPKRKMTSAIARWHSSARPPSDALELAYADRLEAEMQELAIQLHKRCEEVEAMRGLVSQEQELRAVVESCLLEQDGARKDVHAQLRETWALARDAALVLDQLRACQAELSARVQQDESPLEAMLGPGLPTAGKESSVLDPEQVDRGQGRLPRLGFNTCLSVVITLTPPHPRSSYVPKPMSSLSLQVAFGSWLPPLSKTSSDFCSPWLGPPGAWPSSRQGPSHTFLGLSPDRPSVLCSTSGRRTL; encoded by the exons GGAGTCAAAGTGGACACAAGAGACCACAGTGGAGCCACAGCCCGGATGCTGGCCAAGCAGTATGGACACATGAAGATTGTGGGGCTGATAGATGCTCACTCACCTTCTCTGCCCAAGAGCCTCTACCGGAGCCCAG AAAAATACGAAGATCTGAGCTCTTCAGATGAATCCTGCCCTGTCCCTCAGAGACAGAGGCCCTGTCGGAAGAAGGGCCTCAGCATCCACGAGGGGCCGCGAGCCTTGGCTAGGCTCACAGCTATTGGACTCGGAGGCAGGATGCAGCAGCCTTGCTATG AGCAGGTGCCTCCACAGGGCTATGTCACCTTCAACAGCAGCGATGAGAACCCCCTGGAAGAGGGGGGCCTCTGCTACAGGGACGTCACCTCCCCCATCAATGAGCGGGATGtggagagcagcagcagcagcagccggg AAGAGCACGCCTTCTGTGCCCACCTCGGGGCCGCgcggagcagcagcagcagtgaggGCCTGGCCCGGGCCCCGGAACTCAGCAGCGAGGCCTCCCTGGAGAGCAACGAG GATTCGGATCATGCGCGGAAAAGCTCGGTTCGCAGACAAACTAAAAGCTACGTGAAGACCAAGAATCGTTACAGCAGCAGCGACAGCCAGTGGCCTCCTGGCACCGGGACTTCCTGTGCCCCAAGATTGATACCCCAGACTGACAGGTCCCCCTACTCAGGACCCCAG GACCTCGCCACGCTGCTGGAGCAGATCGGCTGTCTCAAATACCTGCAGGTGTTTGAGGAGCAGGATGTGGACCTCCGCATCTTTCTGACCCTCACTGAGAGCGACCTGAAGGAAATCGGCATCAC GTTGTTTGGGCCCAAGAGAAAGATGACCTCTGCCATCGCCCGCTGGCACAGCAGCGCCCGCCCCCCCAGTGATGCCTTGGAGCTGGCCTATGCTGACCGGCTTGAAGCCGAGATGCAGGAGCTCGCCATCCAGCTGCACAAA CGCTGTGAGGAGGTGGAGGCCATGCGGGGCCTGGTGTCACAGGAGCAGGAGCTGCGGGCCGTGGTGGAGAGCTGCCTCCTGGAACAGGATGGTGCCCGCAAGGACGTCCATGCACAGTTGCGGGAGACCTGGGCCCTGGCCCGGGACGCTGCGCTTGTCCTGGACCAGCTGCG AGCCTGTCAAGCTGAGCTGTCCGCCCGAGTGCAGCAGGATGAATCCCCGCTCGAGGCCATGCTGGGCCCAGGCCTCCCCACAGCTGGTAAGGAGAGCAGTGTCCTGGACCCAGAACAGGTAGACAGAGGGCAGGGACGCCTCCCCAGGCTGGGTTTTAACACTTGTCTCAGTGTGGTTATCACACTgacaccaccccaccccagatCCTCTTACGTGCCCAAGCCCATGTCCTCACTGTCCCTCCAGGTGGCCTTTGGGTCATGGCTGCCTCCACTGTCCAAGACCTCAAGTGACTTCTGCAGCCCCTGGCTGGGCCCCCCCGGGGCATGGCCCAGCAGTAGGCAGGGGCCCTCACACACCTTCCTGGGGCTGAGCCCTGACCGGCCATCAGTGCTTTGCTCCACAAGTGGGAGGAGAACACTCTGA
- the LOC102990524 gene encoding ankyrin repeat and SAM domain-containing protein 3 isoform X2 yields the protein MEAAAAGHEIIVQYFLNHGVKVDTRDHSGATARMLAKQYGHMKIVGLIDAHSPSLPKSLYRSPEKYEDLSSSDESCPVPQRQRPCRKKGLSIHEGPRALARLTAIGLGGRMQQPCYEQVPPQGYVTFNSSDENPLEEGGLCYRDVTSPINERDVESSSSSSREEHAFCAHLGAARSSSSSEGLARAPELSSEASLESNEDSDHARKSSVRRQTKSYVKTKNRYSSSDSQWPPGTGTSCAPRLIPQTDRSPYSGPQDLATLLEQIGCLKYLQVFEEQDVDLRIFLTLTESDLKEIGITLFGPKRKMTSAIARWHSSARPPSDALELAYADRLEAEMQELAIQLHKRCEEVEAMRGLVSQEQELRAVVESCLLEQDGARKDVHAQLRETWALARDAALVLDQLRACQAELSARVQQDESPLEAMLGPGLPTADSKGWQAALQALSLPQLSGALEDRVREMGRVLCLVTQSLEKLQVLNGKENWREP from the exons GGAGTCAAAGTGGACACAAGAGACCACAGTGGAGCCACAGCCCGGATGCTGGCCAAGCAGTATGGACACATGAAGATTGTGGGGCTGATAGATGCTCACTCACCTTCTCTGCCCAAGAGCCTCTACCGGAGCCCAG AAAAATACGAAGATCTGAGCTCTTCAGATGAATCCTGCCCTGTCCCTCAGAGACAGAGGCCCTGTCGGAAGAAGGGCCTCAGCATCCACGAGGGGCCGCGAGCCTTGGCTAGGCTCACAGCTATTGGACTCGGAGGCAGGATGCAGCAGCCTTGCTATG AGCAGGTGCCTCCACAGGGCTATGTCACCTTCAACAGCAGCGATGAGAACCCCCTGGAAGAGGGGGGCCTCTGCTACAGGGACGTCACCTCCCCCATCAATGAGCGGGATGtggagagcagcagcagcagcagccggg AAGAGCACGCCTTCTGTGCCCACCTCGGGGCCGCgcggagcagcagcagcagtgaggGCCTGGCCCGGGCCCCGGAACTCAGCAGCGAGGCCTCCCTGGAGAGCAACGAG GATTCGGATCATGCGCGGAAAAGCTCGGTTCGCAGACAAACTAAAAGCTACGTGAAGACCAAGAATCGTTACAGCAGCAGCGACAGCCAGTGGCCTCCTGGCACCGGGACTTCCTGTGCCCCAAGATTGATACCCCAGACTGACAGGTCCCCCTACTCAGGACCCCAG GACCTCGCCACGCTGCTGGAGCAGATCGGCTGTCTCAAATACCTGCAGGTGTTTGAGGAGCAGGATGTGGACCTCCGCATCTTTCTGACCCTCACTGAGAGCGACCTGAAGGAAATCGGCATCAC GTTGTTTGGGCCCAAGAGAAAGATGACCTCTGCCATCGCCCGCTGGCACAGCAGCGCCCGCCCCCCCAGTGATGCCTTGGAGCTGGCCTATGCTGACCGGCTTGAAGCCGAGATGCAGGAGCTCGCCATCCAGCTGCACAAA CGCTGTGAGGAGGTGGAGGCCATGCGGGGCCTGGTGTCACAGGAGCAGGAGCTGCGGGCCGTGGTGGAGAGCTGCCTCCTGGAACAGGATGGTGCCCGCAAGGACGTCCATGCACAGTTGCGGGAGACCTGGGCCCTGGCCCGGGACGCTGCGCTTGTCCTGGACCAGCTGCG AGCCTGTCAAGCTGAGCTGTCCGCCCGAGTGCAGCAGGATGAATCCCCGCTCGAGGCCATGCTGGGCCCAGGCCTCCCCACAGCTG ACTCCAAAGGCTGGCAGGCCGCCTTGCAGGCCCTGAGCCTCCCTCAGCTGTCGGGAGCCCTGGAGGATCGAGTCCGGGAGATGG GGCGAGTGCTGTGCTTAGTGACCCAGAGCCTGGAGAAGCTGCAAGTGCTGAACGGGAAGGAGAACTGGCGGGAGCCTTAG
- the LOC102990524 gene encoding ankyrin repeat and SAM domain-containing protein 3 isoform X3 encodes MLAKQYGHMKIVGLIDAHSPSLPKSLYRSPEKYEDLSSSDESCPVPQRQRPCRKKGLSIHEGPRALARLTAIGLGGRMQQPCYEQVPPQGYVTFNSSDENPLEEGGLCYRDVTSPINERDVESSSSSSRGTHAPPPPVQLGRGPVTGPSGRGKGEEEHAFCAHLGAARSSSSSEGLARAPELSSEASLESNEDSDHARKSSVRRQTKSYVKTKNRYSSSDSQWPPGTGTSCAPRLIPQTDRSPYSGPQDLATLLEQIGCLKYLQVFEEQDVDLRIFLTLTESDLKEIGITLFGPKRKMTSAIARWHSSARPPSDALELAYADRLEAEMQELAIQLHKRCEEVEAMRGLVSQEQELRAVVESCLLEQDGARKDVHAQLRETWALARDAALVLDQLRACQAELSARVQQDESPLEAMLGPGLPTADSKGWQAALQALSLPQLSGALEDRVREMGRVLCLVTQSLEKLQVLNGKENWREP; translated from the exons ATGCTGGCCAAGCAGTATGGACACATGAAGATTGTGGGGCTGATAGATGCTCACTCACCTTCTCTGCCCAAGAGCCTCTACCGGAGCCCAG AAAAATACGAAGATCTGAGCTCTTCAGATGAATCCTGCCCTGTCCCTCAGAGACAGAGGCCCTGTCGGAAGAAGGGCCTCAGCATCCACGAGGGGCCGCGAGCCTTGGCTAGGCTCACAGCTATTGGACTCGGAGGCAGGATGCAGCAGCCTTGCTATG AGCAGGTGCCTCCACAGGGCTATGTCACCTTCAACAGCAGCGATGAGAACCCCCTGGAAGAGGGGGGCCTCTGCTACAGGGACGTCACCTCCCCCATCAATGAGCGGGATGtggagagcagcagcagcagcagccgggGTACGCACGCCCCCCCGCCACCAGTCCAGCTGGGCCGTGGCCCTGTGACGGGTCCATCCGGCAGAGGAAAGGGTGAAG AAGAGCACGCCTTCTGTGCCCACCTCGGGGCCGCgcggagcagcagcagcagtgaggGCCTGGCCCGGGCCCCGGAACTCAGCAGCGAGGCCTCCCTGGAGAGCAACGAG GATTCGGATCATGCGCGGAAAAGCTCGGTTCGCAGACAAACTAAAAGCTACGTGAAGACCAAGAATCGTTACAGCAGCAGCGACAGCCAGTGGCCTCCTGGCACCGGGACTTCCTGTGCCCCAAGATTGATACCCCAGACTGACAGGTCCCCCTACTCAGGACCCCAG GACCTCGCCACGCTGCTGGAGCAGATCGGCTGTCTCAAATACCTGCAGGTGTTTGAGGAGCAGGATGTGGACCTCCGCATCTTTCTGACCCTCACTGAGAGCGACCTGAAGGAAATCGGCATCAC GTTGTTTGGGCCCAAGAGAAAGATGACCTCTGCCATCGCCCGCTGGCACAGCAGCGCCCGCCCCCCCAGTGATGCCTTGGAGCTGGCCTATGCTGACCGGCTTGAAGCCGAGATGCAGGAGCTCGCCATCCAGCTGCACAAA CGCTGTGAGGAGGTGGAGGCCATGCGGGGCCTGGTGTCACAGGAGCAGGAGCTGCGGGCCGTGGTGGAGAGCTGCCTCCTGGAACAGGATGGTGCCCGCAAGGACGTCCATGCACAGTTGCGGGAGACCTGGGCCCTGGCCCGGGACGCTGCGCTTGTCCTGGACCAGCTGCG AGCCTGTCAAGCTGAGCTGTCCGCCCGAGTGCAGCAGGATGAATCCCCGCTCGAGGCCATGCTGGGCCCAGGCCTCCCCACAGCTG ACTCCAAAGGCTGGCAGGCCGCCTTGCAGGCCCTGAGCCTCCCTCAGCTGTCGGGAGCCCTGGAGGATCGAGTCCGGGAGATGG GGCGAGTGCTGTGCTTAGTGACCCAGAGCCTGGAGAAGCTGCAAGTGCTGAACGGGAAGGAGAACTGGCGGGAGCCTTAG
- the LOC102990524 gene encoding ankyrin repeat and SAM domain-containing protein 3 isoform X5 — MEAAAAGHEIIVQYFLNHGVKVDTRDHSGATARMLAKQYGHMKIVGLIDAHSPSLPKSLYRSPEKYEDLSSSDESCPVPQRQRPCRKKGLSIHEGPRALARLTAIGLGGRMQQPCYEQVPPQGYVTFNSSDENPLEEGGLCYRDVTSPINERDVESSSSSSREEHAFCAHLGAARSSSSSEGLARAPELSSEASLESNEDSDHARKSSVRRQTKSYVKTKNRYSSSDSQWPPGTGTSCAPRLIPQTDRSPYSGPQDLATLLEQIGCLKYLQVFEEQDVDLRIFLTLTESDLKEIGITLFGPKRKMTSAIARWHSSARPPSDALELAYADRLEAEMQELAIQLHKRCEEVEAMRGLVSQEQELRAVVESCLLEQDGARKDVHAQLRETWALARDAALVLDQLRACQAELSARVQQDESPLEAMLGPGLPTADSKGWQAALQALSLPQLSGALEDRVREMGESRGPDSPPALKVIHSCALEPSRLRSSNCLPLFSGRVLCLVTQSLEKLQVLNGKENWREP; from the exons GGAGTCAAAGTGGACACAAGAGACCACAGTGGAGCCACAGCCCGGATGCTGGCCAAGCAGTATGGACACATGAAGATTGTGGGGCTGATAGATGCTCACTCACCTTCTCTGCCCAAGAGCCTCTACCGGAGCCCAG AAAAATACGAAGATCTGAGCTCTTCAGATGAATCCTGCCCTGTCCCTCAGAGACAGAGGCCCTGTCGGAAGAAGGGCCTCAGCATCCACGAGGGGCCGCGAGCCTTGGCTAGGCTCACAGCTATTGGACTCGGAGGCAGGATGCAGCAGCCTTGCTATG AGCAGGTGCCTCCACAGGGCTATGTCACCTTCAACAGCAGCGATGAGAACCCCCTGGAAGAGGGGGGCCTCTGCTACAGGGACGTCACCTCCCCCATCAATGAGCGGGATGtggagagcagcagcagcagcagccggg AAGAGCACGCCTTCTGTGCCCACCTCGGGGCCGCgcggagcagcagcagcagtgaggGCCTGGCCCGGGCCCCGGAACTCAGCAGCGAGGCCTCCCTGGAGAGCAACGAG GATTCGGATCATGCGCGGAAAAGCTCGGTTCGCAGACAAACTAAAAGCTACGTGAAGACCAAGAATCGTTACAGCAGCAGCGACAGCCAGTGGCCTCCTGGCACCGGGACTTCCTGTGCCCCAAGATTGATACCCCAGACTGACAGGTCCCCCTACTCAGGACCCCAG GACCTCGCCACGCTGCTGGAGCAGATCGGCTGTCTCAAATACCTGCAGGTGTTTGAGGAGCAGGATGTGGACCTCCGCATCTTTCTGACCCTCACTGAGAGCGACCTGAAGGAAATCGGCATCAC GTTGTTTGGGCCCAAGAGAAAGATGACCTCTGCCATCGCCCGCTGGCACAGCAGCGCCCGCCCCCCCAGTGATGCCTTGGAGCTGGCCTATGCTGACCGGCTTGAAGCCGAGATGCAGGAGCTCGCCATCCAGCTGCACAAA CGCTGTGAGGAGGTGGAGGCCATGCGGGGCCTGGTGTCACAGGAGCAGGAGCTGCGGGCCGTGGTGGAGAGCTGCCTCCTGGAACAGGATGGTGCCCGCAAGGACGTCCATGCACAGTTGCGGGAGACCTGGGCCCTGGCCCGGGACGCTGCGCTTGTCCTGGACCAGCTGCG AGCCTGTCAAGCTGAGCTGTCCGCCCGAGTGCAGCAGGATGAATCCCCGCTCGAGGCCATGCTGGGCCCAGGCCTCCCCACAGCTG ACTCCAAAGGCTGGCAGGCCGCCTTGCAGGCCCTGAGCCTCCCTCAGCTGTCGGGAGCCCTGGAGGATCGAGTCCGGGAGATGGGTGAGTCCAGGGGGCCGGACAGCCCACCAGCCCTCAAGGTCATCCATTCCTGTGCCCTCGAGCCCTCCAGACTGCGGAGCAGTAACTGTCTGCCCCTGTTCTCAGGGCGAGTGCTGTGCTTAGTGACCCAGAGCCTGGAGAAGCTGCAAGTGCTGAACGGGAAGGAGAACTGGCGGGAGCCTTAG